The Candidatus Methylarchaceae archaeon HK02M2 nucleotide sequence TGCTAAGGGCCAAGGGAAAAGAATGGTATGAGGATGTTCTTATGTCGAAGTTAAGCCCCACTTCTCTCTTCGCCCTTTTATTCACGATAGTGGTCATGTTTTCTCTTAAAGGCGAGTATATAGTAACGTTGCCCCTTGATGTATTGATGATAGCAACTCCTTTGCTGGCATATTTTATCATGATGTTCTTCATAGCCTTTGCTCTAGGTTATTACTCCAAGTTGGATTATGAAAGAACTACTACACTCGCATTCACGGCCGCTAGTAATAACTTTGAGTTGGCCATAGCCGTAGCAGTTGCCGTGTTTGGATTGGCTTCTAAGGAAGCTTTTGCTACAGTTGTAGGTCCTTTGATAGAGGTACCTGTTTTAATAAGCCTTGTTAACGTGGCTTTATGGGCAAAAAAGCGTTTCTTTATGAGACTTTAAGAATTTTCTTAGTAATACAATCCGCTTTATTTAAGATAAAATAAATAGCTCTAACTCAAAATAGAAAATCTATCAAAGTCCTCTTCTTATTTGTTTGTAGTATTAAAATTACTATATCAATGCATTTTCCAGCTTTCCATATGGGCCAATCCATTTATTTGCTCTCTTCAAAAACACTTCATACCCATTTTGTCTGATAAATTCGAGCTGTTTTCTATATTGCTTGTATTTCCATCCTGACTTGCTCCAAAACTCTCCTAGAATTTCACAAGGATAATATGGACAATCAGCACAAGTCTCTAATCCTCTTTCCTTGAAACAGCAGACTTTAATTTTACATTTAGCCTTACTTAAGTCCCTCTCACCTGATTCATACCCTAACTTGCAACTACGACAAGTCCTCTCATTGGGATATTTCTCCTTTTGCTGTTCCATACATGTCTTGCAATATGCACCGCAACACCCAATGTCTTTAATCGTCATGGTGTTTCCGATCTCTTCTTCCTAATTGGTAGTACATAAATTATGATTGTATTTTATTTCTTTGATCGCGCCGTAATAAGATATTGTCTTTTTTTAAAGGGTGCAAAAAGAAAAAAAGAATCAATATTATAATAACTGCCGATGTAAATGAGGACTTTTCTTGCATTAGATGTAGAGGATAAAAGGACCATTAAGTTGATCGAAGAAGTTCAAAATAAGCTTAAACAGACAGATGCAGACATCAAGCTTGTGGCGCCAAACAACCTACATTTTACTGTAAAGTTCTTCGGAGAGATAGATGTAACTTTAGCAACAAAAATTATTAAATTATTGAGTGATATCAAACTTGAACCTTTACATATAGTCTATAAAGGGATGGGGGTCTTTCCAAGTCCACGTAGAATCTCCGTGATTTGGGTTGGTGTAGAGAAGAATTACAGTGTTCATTTAAGAAATATAGTGAATGCCGTCGAAGAGAGGTTGAAAGATATTATACAAAGTAATAGAAGAGGCTTCCAACCACATTTAACAATCTCTAGAGTAAAGAGTGGAAAGAACAAAGATAAATTACTAGCTTTGATAAATGAGTATGAGAACCAAGATTTTGGCGAAGAAACAATAATGACCCTAAAGCTCAAAAAGAGTATTTTGACTCCAAAAGGTCCTATATACAGTGATATTCACAAATTCTATTTTGGGGTGGAATAATATATCCAATGAATTGAGTAAGGTTTTATCTAATGCCTTGAAGATTGTAGAACCAGCAGAGGAAGAGGTTAATCATGTTAAATCCATAGCAAATAGAGCTTTTAAAAGAGTTTCAAAAGTGGCCTCAAAGAGTAAATATAAACCAGATGTAGTGTTTGGTGGGTCATATGCAAAAGGCACTTGGCTAAAGGGAGAGGCAGATATAGATATCTTTGTAAGATTTCCAGAAAGTTTAAACAAAGCAGACCTGAAAAAGTATGGTTTAGATGTTGCATTAGAATCAATGAAAGACTATGCGCCGATATTAAGATATGCTGAGCATCCATATGTAGAGGCTTATATCGAAGATGTTGGTGTTAATGTTGTTCCCTGTTATGACGTAAAGAAGTGGGAATGGAAAAGTGCAGCAGATAGGTCGCCATACCATACAACATTCATGATTAAAGAATTGAAAGATCAACTTGTAAGAGAGGTTAGATTACTTAAAAAATTTATGAAAGGAGTAGGAGTGTATGGCGCAGAAATATCTACACAGGGCTTCAGCGGATATGTTTGTGAAGTCTTACTATTAAAATATGGATCTTTTATTTCCACAATAAAGTCTGTATCAAGATGGAGGGAGAGAGAAGTTATAAGTTTAGAAAAAATAAATAAAGATATTCAGAAAAGATTCCAAAAAGCTAGTGTGATAATACTTGATCCTATAGATTTAAGGAGAAACCTTGGAACTGCAGTTTCACTAAAAAAACTAGCCGAGTTTATCTTAGCCTCAAGAACATTCTTAGAGAAGCCTAGTCTAAGATATTTTGTAGATGAAAAAGATCGTTTAGAGAAAATAGAGAAGAGCGAATTGATGAGAAACCTTGTGACGTTAAAATTCAAACATAATAAAAGAAGCGTAGACGTTCTTTGGGGTCAGTTAAAGAAAAGCCTCAGTTATATTCGAAAGCAATTAGATCTTTACGATTTCAAAGTCCTAAGGGCTACCTGTATTACAGATGGGAATATGGAAAGTGCCTTTATATTCTTGATGGAGAATCTTGAGCAACCTGAAATAGAAAATAAAAAGGGTCCGGAAGTCTTTAGATATCAAGAATCAAAGAAATTCATCGCTAAAAATCTAAAAAAATCGAAATTAATCTGGCTAGGCGATGATACTAGGGTGTATGCTTTGATGGATCGGAGGTTTAAAGACATATATCAGTTGTTTATTTTTTTACTCAGCGTAAAAAAAGGCATGGGTATAGCATCAGGTCTTAAAGATGATATAGTAGCTACTTACAAGATTTATCTTGGAGATGAAAATACCAAGCTTTTATCTATTTCATGGATTAAAAAAGAGTTGATAAGATTATTGAGTTCAGATAGATTGTTAACTATGAAATAAAAATTCATAAAATGACATAAATCCT carries:
- a CDS encoding DUF3795 domain-containing protein — encoded protein: MTIKDIGCCGAYCKTCMEQQKEKYPNERTCRSCKLGYESGERDLSKAKCKIKVCCFKERGLETCADCPYYPCEILGEFWSKSGWKYKQYRKQLEFIRQNGYEVFLKRANKWIGPYGKLENALI
- the cca gene encoding CCA tRNA nucleotidyltransferase, producing MSKVLSNALKIVEPAEEEVNHVKSIANRAFKRVSKVASKSKYKPDVVFGGSYAKGTWLKGEADIDIFVRFPESLNKADLKKYGLDVALESMKDYAPILRYAEHPYVEAYIEDVGVNVVPCYDVKKWEWKSAADRSPYHTTFMIKELKDQLVREVRLLKKFMKGVGVYGAEISTQGFSGYVCEVLLLKYGSFISTIKSVSRWREREVISLEKINKDIQKRFQKASVIILDPIDLRRNLGTAVSLKKLAEFILASRTFLEKPSLRYFVDEKDRLEKIEKSELMRNLVTLKFKHNKRSVDVLWGQLKKSLSYIRKQLDLYDFKVLRATCITDGNMESAFIFLMENLEQPEIENKKGPEVFRYQESKKFIAKNLKKSKLIWLGDDTRVYALMDRRFKDIYQLFIFLLSVKKGMGIASGLKDDIVATYKIYLGDENTKLLSISWIKKELIRLLSSDRLLTMK
- the thpR gene encoding RNA 2',3'-cyclic phosphodiesterase, which translates into the protein MRTFLALDVEDKRTIKLIEEVQNKLKQTDADIKLVAPNNLHFTVKFFGEIDVTLATKIIKLLSDIKLEPLHIVYKGMGVFPSPRRISVIWVGVEKNYSVHLRNIVNAVEERLKDIIQSNRRGFQPHLTISRVKSGKNKDKLLALINEYENQDFGEETIMTLKLKKSILTPKGPIYSDIHKFYFGVE